From the genome of Corallococcus macrosporus DSM 14697:
AGGCCGGCCAGGACGTAGGGCTCCTCCCACGCGTGCACCAGGTCCGCGCTGCTCGCGAGGTGGGCGCGCACCTCCGGGCCGTAGAGGAAGGCGTGGAGCGAGCGGCTGAAGAAGGCGCGCACGCCCTCCGTCCTGGCGGCCTCCTCCGCTTCGAGCTGGAGGGTGAGGGGGCTCAGGTCGCCGTGGAAGAAGCGGGGCGCGACGGTGGTGACGTCCCAGGTGCCCGCGCCCACGAGGGCCATTTCGTTGGCGAGGCGCCGGTTGAGGCCGACGACGTAGGAGTGGGACAGGGTGACGAGCCGGCGTGCGCGCTTCAATGGACGGGGACTCCACGGCCTTCAGCGGGGGGGCTGCTCCGCGCGAGCGTGCGGTACAGGGCGAGCACCTCGCTGGCGTAGCGCTCGCGTGAGAATCGCGCCGCCGCGGTGAGGCGCGCGGCCGTGCCCAGCCGGGCTCGCAGTGCCGGGTCATCCAGCAGCGCGCGCATCGCCTGGACGAGCGCGTGGACGTTGCCCGGTGGCACGAGCAGCGCGTCTACGCCGTCCGTGAGGGCCTCCGCCGCGCCGCTCGCGCTGGAGACGATGGCGGGCCGCCCGCAGGCGAGCGCCTCCGCGATGGTGAGGCCGAAGGGCTCGCGCCGGGTGCTGGCGTGCACGAAGACGTCCAGGGCCCGGTACACCGACGCTGGCTGGGCTTGGAAGGGCACCAGCCCCGCGCGCTCCGACAGTCCTCGCGAGGCGATGAGCCGGCGCAGCTCCTCCTCGGTGAATTGGGAGCCGGGCGTCTGGTACAGGGGCGCGCCCACCAGGTAGTAGCGCACGGGCAGGGCGGGGTACAGGCGCGTCATCGTCGCCGCTGCTTCGAGGAAGGCGTCCTGGCCCTTCCAGCGGGCATACGTGGCGACCAGCCCCACGCGGAGCGTGCCCGCTGGCGCCGTGGGCAGGCCGGACAGCAGGTCCAGTCGCGCGCCGTCCATGGGGCCCGGCGAGAAGTGGGTGGTGTCCACGCCGTTGTAGACGACGTGCACGGGGACGCGGAACAGCACCTGTCGCGCGTCGTCGCCCACGGCTCGCGAGTTGGCGATGGCCGCCGACGCGAGGGGGGAGATGAGCCGCAGCGCGCTGCGCACCAGCGGGCGCTCGCCGAGGAAGTCATGGATGTGCCACACCCGCTTCAGGGGCAGGCCGGCGGTGGCGGCGCTGAGCAGGTGCGTCTTGATGCCGTTGGAGTGCACCAGGTCGGGGCTCACCTCGGCCACGTCGCGGCGGAGCGCGCGTCCATGGTCCGCGAGGTGGCCGGGGGCAGGCGCGAGGCGGCGGGCGAAGCGCAGCGCCTCCAGTGGACCGTGCCCGCGCAGGGCGGAGTCGCCCAGGGTGGACAGTTGCTCCGGCAGCGGCAGCAACCGCGCGTCCACGCCCAATGCACGCGCCTCGTCGAGCAGCGGCCCCGCTGTCCCCGCGCGCAGGTGGAGGGACAGCGTCGCGTCCTGCTGCTTCAGGCAGGCGAGCAAGTCGAGCAGCGCGCGCTCGGCTCCGCCAAGGATGCCCACGGGATTGAGGAAGAAGAGGCGCACGGCGGATGGACCGAAGCAAACACCTCCTCCCGGGTCAAGGAACGTCACCAGGGCCTGAAGGGCAGCCGACTCGGCCGGGCGATGACGTCGCCGCGGGTCGCGAGCGCCGGCCTCAGGGGGAGGCGGTGTCCAGCAGCCGCAGATAGGCGTCCAGCACCGTGCGCGCATGCGCGGCCCAGGTGAAGCGCGCGGCGCGTGACAGCCGGGCCTCGCGCGACGGCTGCGCTCCGCTTCCGGTGAGCAGGGACGACACGGCGCCCACCCAGGCGGGCACGTCACCCACGGGGCAGTAGGTGCAGGACTCGGCGCCCACCTCTCGGAGCACGGGCAGGTCGCTGGCCACGACAGGGGCGCCACAAGCCAGTGCTTCGATGACGGGGAGGCCGAAGCCCTCCGCTTCGCTTGTTACCAGCACGGCCGCCGCGTTCCGGTAGAGGCCCGCCAGCGTGGCGCGTTCCTGCCGGGCGGGCTGGAGCAGCGCGTCGCCGATGCCCAGCGCTTCCACCTGCGCGCGCTGCGCGTCGTTCAACACGCCACCTTGCTGGACCAGCTGTAGCTCCGGGTGCCGGGAGCGAAGCGCGGCGAACACGGCGAAGAGCACGTCCAGGCGCTTGCGAGGAATCGCGCTGCCGACATGGAGCAGGTAGGGCCGGCCACCCAGCGGCGCGAGCACCGCCTCGCTGTCATCGAGGGCCCCCGCCGGCTCCGGGCGGTATTCAGGCGACACCCCATACGGCGCCCACACGAGCCGCGATTCCGGCACCACGCCGTGCGCGAGCAGCTCCGAGCGCACGGCCTGGGTGCTGTGAAACACGATGGCCGCGCGCTCCAGCCCGGCGAGCTGGGCACGCGCCATGGCGCGGAACCAGGCGGGGCGTGGCTCGCGGTGGGGCTCCAGCACGGAGCGGAACGCATCCATGTCGTGGCAGTAGACGCCGGTCCGTGACGCGGGAAGCGCGTGGACGAGCTGCGCGTAGGTGTGGTCCACGACATGGAACACGTCGTACCGGCCCCGAGCGAGCAACGCGCGGCCCGGGTAGAGGCCAAAGCGGGTGAGGACCCGGTCCGCGTTGAAGGCCGCGTTCCGAAGGCCCACGCGCGGGAGCCGCCGCGCCACCTCGGGCATCGACGGGCGCAGGGCCTCTGCTCGGACTTCGGAGGTCTGCGCGGCCAGCCCCGCGAGCAGGGCCTCGCCCACCAGGTCCATGCTGGGCCACCCCTCCTCGCGAGGGTCCATGAGCAGCGCCAGCCGAGGCGCGGAGTGAGGCCTCATGTCGGAGCGGCACGCAGCAGTGCATCCACCGTGCGCTCCAGCGCGAAGTGCTCGCGGTAGATGCGTGAGGCGCGCTGTCCCAGCTCCCGCCTGGCGTCCGAAGGCGACAGCAGGGCCTCGGCACACTCCACCAGCGCGGCGGGCGCCGTGCCCTCCGCCAGGGCGACCGCGCCCAGCTCACGCCACAGCGGCTCCGTGAGGTGCCCCGTGTGCGTGACCACGGGAAGCCCCAGCGCCAGCCCCGCCATCACCGTGGTGCGCCGCGTGCTCACGCCGTCCGGATAGGGTTGCAGCATCACGTCACACGCCGCCAGATGCACGGCGATGGCGTCGAGCGTGAGTGAGTCCCTGGCCACGAGCCGACCGCTCAGCGCGGGATGCCGTGTCTCCAACCCTTCGACGAAGGCGCGGCTGCCTCTGCCCAGCAGCAACGCGCGGCGCGTCCCATCCTTCCGCAGCAGCGGCACCAGCGCGGCCTCCAGCGGCTCGGCGGTGAGCCGCCCGAAGGTGCCGAAGTGACCCAACCAGGGCCCCGCGCCAAGCGCCGAGCGGAGCGCGTCCACGGCCTCCCGGGGGACCTCGACGGGCAGGTTGCTGGGGACAGGCAGCCAGGTCGCGTGAGGCCGGACGCGAGCGGGCAGGTGCGCCGCCCACTGGGGAATGGACATGAAGACGCGGTCCGCGGCGCTCGCCACGATGCGCACCATCAGCCGCGTGGTGCCCGCGAGGACGTGGTGGCGCCACGGCCCACGGGGACTCCACGGGTGGACCGCCTCATGGACGTAGACCCAGCGCGCATCCTTCCGCCGGGCGGCGAACCACGCGCAGAAGGGGACGTTCATCGCCTTCATCCCGAACGCGTGGGGCACGTACTGGAGCAGCAGCCGCCGGGGCCCCGGGCACGCATCCAGCCCGCGCGACAGGCCGGGCAGCCCCGCGGGCGTCAGGAGCCCGGGGACGCGGTGAACGGTGACGCCGTCCTCGTCGCGCACGCCACCTTCGCCAGGCGCCCAGACGTGGACCTCCTGCCCGGCGCCCGCGAGCGCGCGGCCCACCTGCCGCGTGTAGTCACCGACGCCGCCGGGCCTCGGCGGGTATTCGCCGGTGAGGATGTGCCAGGCGGGCGCGGTGCGGGGCGGGGGCATGGCGTGGCGTCAGGACGCTTCCATGTCTCGGATGGCCAGGAGCTGGAACGCGTGCTGGGGCCAGCGCGTGGCGAAGGGCTCGGTGAGGATGGACAGGCGGCTGCCCAGGCGGAAGGGCCGGATGCGCGGCAGCGCGTAGTCGCCGCGCAGGGGCTTCCAGCCGCTCATGCCGGTGACGCGGTAGCCGCGCAGCTCGAAGTCGTAGACCTCCCAGCCGGAGCGGTGCACCTGGTGGACGTTGTCGTCCCACTCGTCCTGGGGCAGGAAGCCGTTGGGCGTGAAGATGATGACGCGCTTGCGCGCCAGCGACTCCATCATCTCCAGCAGCCGGAAGCCGTCCTGCTTCTCGAAGTGCTCGATGACGTCCAGCGCGACGACGGCGTCGAAGCGCTTCGGCCCGAAGTGCCTGCCCGCCTCCAGCAGGTCCATGCAGTGGTATTCGCGGTGGATGCCCGCCGCGCGGCTGCGCTCGATGCTGGTCGGGTGGCCATCCACGCCCACGGTGTGCGGCAGCAGGTGGGAGAAGCTGTGCAGCGGCGAGCGCGAGCCACAGCCGATGTCCAGCACGCTGTCACAGGTGCCGACCAGCGCCTCCTTGAGGGTGCGGTGCAGCACCTCGTGCTCGCCCACGAGGACTTCGCGCTTCAGGAACTGGAGGACGTTTCCACCGGGCAGCATGCCGGCGGACCGTAGCCCCGGCGCTCCGCGGAGGGCAACCCTGGCGCGGTGCCCAGGCAGGCGAGCGCGCCTGGCTCCCGTGCGGGGAACGCGCGTTGCTTGTGGGCCCTGGGCGCTGTCGCTAGCATTTCCTCTTCCCGCGCGCCCTCGCGCTGGCCCTCCCCGGGACGCCCGGAGCGGGCCGCCCAGCCCCATGAACGCGACCGCAGCGCCCGAAGCCTCCGCCGTCGAAGTCAAGGCGCGTGCCCTGAAGGGCATGTTCGTCCTGGCCGCCCGGACCGTGGCGTCCCAGGGCCTGCGGGTGGTGAGCGCGCTGTTCCTGTCCCGGCTGCTCTTCCCGTCGGACTACGGCCTCTTCGGCATCGTGTCCTACGCGGCCTCCCTGGGGGTGTTCCTGGGCGACCTGGGCCTGAGCGCGGCGCTGGTGCGCCAGCCGCACGAGCCCACGCGGGATGAGACCTTCACCATCTTCTGGTGCCACCAGGCGCTCACCGCCGCCGTCGTGGCCGTCGTCTGCCTGCTGGCGCCCCAGCTCACGCGAGGCTACGCGCTGGGGGACGGGGCGGTGCCCATGGTGTGGGCGCTGGCGCTGGGGCTGTTCCTGTCCTCGCTGCGCGTGATTCCGCTGATGGCGCTGGAGCGCCAGCTCGCCTTCCCCGTCATCGCGCGCGCGGAGCTGATTGAGAACGTGGTGCAGGTCATCACCACCATCTCCCTGGCGGCGCTGGGCTTTGGCGCGTGGGCGCTGGCGCTGGGCGGCCTGGTGCGCGGCGGGGTGGGGCTGGTGCTCATCTGGTGGGCCTCGCCCTGGCGTCCGCGGGGACGCTTCCGCGTGGACGTGCTGCGGCGGCTGTTGGGCTTCGGGCTGGCGTTCCAGCTCCCGCCCCTGGTGGCGGCGATGGTGGCCGGCTGGGTGCCGCTGGTGGTGGGGCACCTCCTGGGCAAGGACGCGGTGGGCCTGGTCAACTGGGCCTGGGCGCTGGCCTCCACGCCGATGATGCTGAGCGTGGTGCTCAACCGCGTGGCCTTCCCCGCCTACTGCCGGCTGCAGGATGACCCGGAGGGCTTCGCGGACTACCTGCGCACCTCGCTGCGCCGGCTGTCGGCGGTGCTGCTGCTGGCCATCCCCGTGGCGGTGCTCGCCGTCCCCGTGGCGGTGCCCCTCTTCTTCGGCGCGCGCTGGGTCCCCGCGGTGGTGCTGGTGCAGTGGTTCAGCCTGGAGTGCATCCTGACCACGCTGGTGGGCCTGCTGGCCACGGCGCAGAACGCGGGGGGCCGCCCCTGGGAGCGGCTGGCCGTCGTGGTGGGGGTGGGCGCGGCGAAGTGGGGGCTGGGGACCTGGGCCATCCAGCGCTTCGGCCTGGAGGGCATGGGGCCGGCGGGCGTGGCGGTGGGGCTGGCCGAGGTGTGGGTGACGGCGTGGCTGGTGGAGCGGCTCAACCCGGCGATGCGCGGGCTGGCGCGGCAGGTGGTGGAGCCCTTCGTCACCCTGGGGCTGTTGCTGCTGGGCGCGTGCCTGGCGGCGATGCGGCTGGTGGATGAGGGGGTGGTGGCGCAGGCGCTGGTGGGCGCCGGGGTGTTCGCCATCCTGGTGTATGTCCGCGAACGGCTGCCGGGGACGCTGCCAGTCCTGGGCGAGCTGAGGCAGATTCTCGAATTCGTCCGGGCACGGAGGCGCCAATGAAGAAGCCAGACCTGGTCATCTCCATCGTCAATCACAGCAACCCGGAGCTGCTGCACGACTGTCTGCGCACGCTGTACGCGACGACGCGAGACTGCTCCTTCGAGGTCTGGATTGTCGACAACGCCACCGGCGGGCGCGGCGTGGACGCCATGCGGCGCGACTTCCCCCAGGTGCGCTGGCTCTTCAACTCGGAGCGCAAGGGCTTCTCCGCCAACCACAACCAGGTGCTGCGCCAGGCACGGGGCCGCCACTTCTGCATCTTCAACGACGACACCATCGTCCACGAGGGCGCCTTCGACGCGCTGGTGCGCTTCATGGATGACAACCCGCGCGTGGGCATGGCGGGCGCGCGGCTGTTGAACGCGGACGGCACCATCCAGAACTGCACCTTCCGGCCCATGTCGCTGGCCGGGCAGCTCTTCGACATCGTCTTCCTGCCGCGCCCCCTCCACTTCCTCAAGGCAATGGCCATCGACCCGGCGCAGTACGGCCACGACGAGGCCCGGGTGAACTGGGTGCTGGGGGCCT
Proteins encoded in this window:
- a CDS encoding glycosyltransferase family 4 protein; the encoded protein is MRLFFLNPVGILGGAERALLDLLACLKQQDATLSLHLRAGTAGPLLDEARALGVDARLLPLPEQLSTLGDSALRGHGPLEALRFARRLAPAPGHLADHGRALRRDVAEVSPDLVHSNGIKTHLLSAATAGLPLKRVWHIHDFLGERPLVRSALRLISPLASAAIANSRAVGDDARQVLFRVPVHVVYNGVDTTHFSPGPMDGARLDLLSGLPTAPAGTLRVGLVATYARWKGQDAFLEAAATMTRLYPALPVRYYLVGAPLYQTPGSQFTEEELRRLIASRGLSERAGLVPFQAQPASVYRALDVFVHASTRREPFGLTIAEALACGRPAIVSSASGAAEALTDGVDALLVPPGNVHALVQAMRALLDDPALRARLGTAARLTAAARFSRERYASEVLALYRTLARSSPPAEGRGVPVH
- a CDS encoding glycosyltransferase family 4 protein — protein: MRPHSAPRLALLMDPREEGWPSMDLVGEALLAGLAAQTSEVRAEALRPSMPEVARRLPRVGLRNAAFNADRVLTRFGLYPGRALLARGRYDVFHVVDHTYAQLVHALPASRTGVYCHDMDAFRSVLEPHREPRPAWFRAMARAQLAGLERAAIVFHSTQAVRSELLAHGVVPESRLVWAPYGVSPEYRPEPAGALDDSEAVLAPLGGRPYLLHVGSAIPRKRLDVLFAVFAALRSRHPELQLVQQGGVLNDAQRAQVEALGIGDALLQPARQERATLAGLYRNAAAVLVTSEAEGFGLPVIEALACGAPVVASDLPVLREVGAESCTYCPVGDVPAWVGAVSSLLTGSGAQPSREARLSRAARFTWAAHARTVLDAYLRLLDTASP
- a CDS encoding glycosyltransferase family 4 protein, with the translated sequence MPPPRTAPAWHILTGEYPPRPGGVGDYTRQVGRALAGAGQEVHVWAPGEGGVRDEDGVTVHRVPGLLTPAGLPGLSRGLDACPGPRRLLLQYVPHAFGMKAMNVPFCAWFAARRKDARWVYVHEAVHPWSPRGPWRHHVLAGTTRLMVRIVASAADRVFMSIPQWAAHLPARVRPHATWLPVPSNLPVEVPREAVDALRSALGAGPWLGHFGTFGRLTAEPLEAALVPLLRKDGTRRALLLGRGSRAFVEGLETRHPALSGRLVARDSLTLDAIAVHLAACDVMLQPYPDGVSTRRTTVMAGLALGLPVVTHTGHLTEPLWRELGAVALAEGTAPAALVECAEALLSPSDARRELGQRASRIYREHFALERTVDALLRAAPT
- a CDS encoding class I SAM-dependent methyltransferase, which produces MLPGGNVLQFLKREVLVGEHEVLHRTLKEALVGTCDSVLDIGCGSRSPLHSFSHLLPHTVGVDGHPTSIERSRAAGIHREYHCMDLLEAGRHFGPKRFDAVVALDVIEHFEKQDGFRLLEMMESLARKRVIIFTPNGFLPQDEWDDNVHQVHRSGWEVYDFELRGYRVTGMSGWKPLRGDYALPRIRPFRLGSRLSILTEPFATRWPQHAFQLLAIRDMEAS
- a CDS encoding oligosaccharide flippase family protein, with protein sequence MNATAAPEASAVEVKARALKGMFVLAARTVASQGLRVVSALFLSRLLFPSDYGLFGIVSYAASLGVFLGDLGLSAALVRQPHEPTRDETFTIFWCHQALTAAVVAVVCLLAPQLTRGYALGDGAVPMVWALALGLFLSSLRVIPLMALERQLAFPVIARAELIENVVQVITTISLAALGFGAWALALGGLVRGGVGLVLIWWASPWRPRGRFRVDVLRRLLGFGLAFQLPPLVAAMVAGWVPLVVGHLLGKDAVGLVNWAWALASTPMMLSVVLNRVAFPAYCRLQDDPEGFADYLRTSLRRLSAVLLLAIPVAVLAVPVAVPLFFGARWVPAVVLVQWFSLECILTTLVGLLATAQNAGGRPWERLAVVVGVGAAKWGLGTWAIQRFGLEGMGPAGVAVGLAEVWVTAWLVERLNPAMRGLARQVVEPFVTLGLLLLGACLAAMRLVDEGVVAQALVGAGVFAILVYVRERLPGTLPVLGELRQILEFVRARRRQ
- a CDS encoding glycosyltransferase family 2 protein, encoding MKKPDLVISIVNHSNPELLHDCLRTLYATTRDCSFEVWIVDNATGGRGVDAMRRDFPQVRWLFNSERKGFSANHNQVLRQARGRHFCIFNDDTIVHEGAFDALVRFMDDNPRVGMAGARLLNADGTIQNCTFRPMSLAGQLFDIVFLPRPLHFLKAMAIDPAQYGHDEARVNWVLGACIVVREEALAEVGLLDEQLSPLGNTEDTDWCVRAWKAGWEVAFCPEAVITHLTSRSFRPSDTGADKVRIELWRTRLAYFRKHHGRLHEAAMRAILVGTLPYNSAVLTQTLLRGRMRLPEYRKQLATFLGISQMGLRARV